Sequence from the Enhydrobacter sp. genome:
CGGCCATGGCGAGGCCTTGCGCGCGCTCGCTGTCGGCGGAAGCGGCTGCCGCCTCGGGCGCGACCTTGAGCCGGGTCACCCAATGGGTGAGCTCGAGCACGTCCTGCAGCACGACCGCCGGATCGGCGCCCGAATCGTACATCTCGCCCAGCGCCGTCACGACCGCCGGCGCATCGCCGCGCATGGTCTTCTCGAACAGATCGAACACGCGGCTGCGGTCGGCCAGCCCGAGCATGTCGCGCACCTGCGCGGCATCGACCACGCCGCCGCCATGGGCGATCGCCTGGTCGAGCATGGAGAGTCCGTCGCGCACCGAGCCGTCGGCGGCGCGGGCGAGCAGCGCCAGCGCCTCGGGAGAAATTTCGACCTTCTCCGCCTCCGCGACCTTGGTGAAATGCGCGACCAGCACGTCCTGCGGCACGCGCTTGAGGTCGAAGCGCTGGCAGCGCGACAGCACCGTCACCGGCACCTTTCGGATCTCGGTGGTGGCGAAGATGAACTTCACGTGCGGTGGCGGCTCTTCCAGCGTCTTCAGCAGCGCGTTGAAGGCCGCGTTCGACAGCATGTGAACTTCGTCGATGATGTAGATCTTGTAGCGCGCCGAGACCGGCCGGTAGCGCACGCCCTCGATCAGCTCGCGAGCGTCGGCCACGCCGGTGTGCGATGCGGCGTCCATCTCGACGACGTCGACATGACGGTCCTCGGTGATGGATCGGCAATTGTCGCACACGCCGCAGGGATCGATGGTGGCGCCACCCTTGCCGTCCGCCCCGATGCAATTGAGAGCGCGGGCGATGATGCGGGCGGTCGTGGTCTTGCCGACGCCGCGCACGCCGGTGAGCATGAAGGCGTGCGCGATGCGGCCGGTGGCGATGGCGTTGCGCAGAGTGCGCACCATCGCGTCCTGGCCGACCAGGGTGGTGAAATCGACGGGACGGTACTTGCGGGCGAGGACCCGGTAGGGAAGCGAAGCGGCGGCTTCCGTCATGGCGGTGGTGTCCTGACCCCAGACGCGCCGCGGCCCCTCGAGCCCGACGGTCGTCGCGTCCGGGCTGCCCGTGCCGGGCGACGGCGCGCGCCCAGCGACGGGTGAGGGACCGGCACGACCCGAAGCAAATTCGTTACGGCTGCTTCCTTCCGGATCTGACCGGGTTGGCGACAGCTCCGCCCGCACCGGCCCCTCGACGCGGTTATATCAGGAGTTTGGCTGGCCGGCGCAAGGTCGGAGATGGACATTTTATGCCCATGGAAAGTCGCTCCAGATCAACGCCTTGGCGTTCGTCGCGCAGCGCGCGTCGCGCGTCCAGTGATAGGCCCGCCGTTGCGACCTTCCCTGTCTCACTCAAGGGGTGCAGTCCACTCCGACCCCCGTCGCGGAAATCGCGGAAATCGCGGAAATCGATCTCGGAAACCTCGGAAACCTCGCAAACCTCCGGCGGGGCGTCGCCGGACGACCGACGTCGCGGGCACCCGCCCGAGACGCCCTCAGGGTGGTGTGCCTGCTCTCTGCCGGAATGCGTTGCGCAAACTGCGGGAACTGCGGAAACCTCCGGTCACGGGTCGGGAGGACGGGTCGGCGGACGATTGGCGAAACAGAACGTCGATACGGGAAATCCCGCGCGGCCCTCGCGGCCGGAAGTGGTCATGGTGCTCATGCACGCATTTTACCTCGACGCACCGGCGAGCACCTAATCGGGTCGATGGATTCCGTCCGATGCCGATGGCATCTGCATCGGAAGGCGATTCGACCCCCCGATTCCGGCCTCACGCGCGAATCTGACTCTCCTGCCGGTGGCGCGGCCCGCACGAATCTACGATGCCGACGTCGCCCGCCGCCGCTTGAGGAAGATCGTCGTCTCCTGTTCCATGACGGGCTCGCCGCGCTGGTTGACGGTGACCTGGCGCAGCCGGCAGATGCCGCGGTCGGGTTTGGTGGCGGAAACGCGCAGTTCGACGATATCGGTGAC
This genomic interval carries:
- a CDS encoding DNA polymerase III subunit gamma/tau; protein product: MTEAAASLPYRVLARKYRPVDFTTLVGQDAMVRTLRNAIATGRIAHAFMLTGVRGVGKTTTARIIARALNCIGADGKGGATIDPCGVCDNCRSITEDRHVDVVEMDAASHTGVADARELIEGVRYRPVSARYKIYIIDEVHMLSNAAFNALLKTLEEPPPHVKFIFATTEIRKVPVTVLSRCQRFDLKRVPQDVLVAHFTKVAEAEKVEISPEALALLARAADGSVRDGLSMLDQAIAHGGGVVDAAQVRDMLGLADRSRVFDLFEKTMRGDAPAVVTALGEMYDSGADPAVVLQDVLELTHWVTRLKVAPEAAAASADSERAQGLAMAEKLSMGALTRAWTLLFRGLEETLRAPSPIRAAEMALIRLCYATDLPSPADALKALQNGVGGTAPTGSAPRAPGGGGGAAARLAPAVAPQPTPQAPPNPRSFTEVVALFEEKRQATIVHNLMHHVHEVRCEPGLIEFRPGPRAPADLAAKLSDLLGQWTGRRWIASVSNAEGQPTLAQQKAARADDLRSRAEANPVVQAILKTFPGAKLDAVRRKGEESSLVAGLVLPGALEEEPPPAEDYPADDDIPESDT